ATAGCAGTAACCCAATTTGGTCCCCCGACGGTTAGTTTCGCGGTTCCCACAGCCCAGAAGCCCAATGCTGTATCCAATAGACTATCAActacccaatgacccaagttgtccgGAAATGGTTAGGCAGACAGAAAGGCAGGTAGACAGATACCGGAAAGGGCGTGAACTATTCtaagaatgttaatcgcattagtAAGGTAAACTCGTGTCGCAATGTATAGACAGCAGCGTAGTTACACACGTTGACGCATTATTATTGAAGCCTTTTGCTATGCTCACTATCAGCTTCATTGATTAGCAATTCTTTGTCATCGCTTCGGTGTCGCGCTCTTCTTACGTAGAGATACATGGTAGCGAAACTGACAACACATAACGCAACAGTCATAAGACAGACATACAGGAACACGTTAGGGTCATTGTCCAGAAATTGGCCTACAATAACTGGCGCTGTCATTGATCCGATGCTTTGGGTGACAGCAGCTAGAGCCATCATCTTGTTGTTGATATTTATGAGCCCGGCCGTCCAGGATACTAAAGAGGCGAATATCGGTCCTTGACCGAAACCAAAGAGAGCGCTGCTGAGCCAGAGCACCGTGGAGCTGTTAGAACCCAGTAGTGCGAGCGTCACGGCCGTGGGTAGGAGAATTACATGCGCTGAAACTAGTACCCAGAAGGGGGGAACTTTGATTGTAACCAGACATGCGGTGAGGCGGCCAGCGGCGTATGATAAGAAGTACACAGATTCAACGCGAGAAGCCAAAGATTTCGAGAAGTGGAGCTTGCTCTTGACTGCAAACGAGGCCATCATCTGGGACGTGGTAGACTCGAACGCGACGTAAGTACCTATGTAGAGGCACATTATTGCCAGAACGATTCGGGTAAACCAGACAGTGTTACGCGGTTCCTCAGCTCCCGCAGAGCTATCACCTTCAGGTGTGGAAGGCTTGAAGTCCACATTGTCTATAATATAAAGGACGATCATAGAAACGGTTGGAATAAATAAAAGTGCACCGGCGATACCGAACGCGCAATAAACGCGCGATTCGCCCGTGCCATTTTGAGCGGCGAAGCTATTGCCCAGCTCTACGAGGTTGACAGGCGGGTAAGCGATGTTGTTCTGGGTCAGGTATACGTTGTCGGTAGTGTTCGATGTGGTCGCATTACCACCGTCGCTGTTGGACAAGAACGGTCGGGCGATGAACGGACCCACGAAGCCACCGATGCCGAAGGCAAAGTGGAAGAGTTGAAGCGCCGGGCTGCTGTTCTCTGTCCACATCCTGATGATCCAGACGTTCGCACCTGCGCGCAAATGACAAAGTTTGGTCTCCAAGTATCTGCATTAAGTATATTGGATTGTAATTAGTGGTGTACATGTTTGTATACCAACAAAGACAATGACGGCAATGTTCTGACGAAAACGCTGCTATAACGCAGAAGTTACGACTACATGCCATAGATGCGTATGCTATTAGAAGGAAGTACCTTCTTGAGGTtgctaacggaaagttgttgaataCCGGCATAACAGTTGCAATATAATTtattgctgcccccccccccccccccccccacccgagGCATGGTGCATTAGGGTGAAGTTCGACACATGGCCGAAGGGGTAACGCTCAGAATTCCTCGATACACTCTTAATCTGGTTACACATGGGTTCACTTAGTAAGGGCAACTTTTTTGCAGAAAAGTTGCTCTTATTTAGGAGTAACACGTGAACTGGATAAAATTTTAAATATGTAGAACACTGTTGCTCTTAATTTTACAAAGATGTAAGAGAAACCTCGTTCCACATTTTTACCTGGAACAATGTTCCTCTTCAGTGCAGAATGATATAAGTAAAACCATGTTCCATATATTTATTCCTGTAACGCCGTTTTGTATAAATCGGCTACTATATATTACCCGAAACAATACTCCATATATCAATATCTGGAACACTGTTTCAACTAGCCAGGCCACCTATGGTGATAAATGGCAGGAAGCAACTCTGTGAAAAATTCTAGAAGTCTTGCTGGAGAATATCGCTAAAAACTAAGTCATGCTGTTTTAAAATGCAAATACACTTATTAAGTAGTAGAAAACACCACTGTAAAAATTACACAGATGCTCTATTTGATACTTTATTATATAAAAAGCATTTTACACAATTGTTCAGAAACGCAGCAATGGAAAAACAAGAACATCAACACAAATGACTAAACGAGCAACAGACACAAACTCCACAGCAAAAATCAACAATGACCAAGGAGTAATACTGAAGGCTACAGCATGCTTACAATCCAATGTGTAGTCATTAAAAGAAATGCTAATGTACGCCTTTTATACGAGGTCATATTTTCTTTTGACATGGTTACATCTTAAAAAGAAGAGTTATGCCAGTGCATTCAAAACAGAAACACAGATATCAAAACCAAGGTCACGCGCAACAAAAAGTAACATTTTGATATCACGAAACATTCAAACAAATCGAGATGTCTTAGCACTGCTAACACAATGACAAGGTAGTGCTCAAAAATTATACATAGCTTAAGGTAAACTCACAAGTAATAAAGCGCATATAAGGACACGGTTTTCTCCAAATTGGACTTTTCTGTATGACTAGATAAGACAACTTGTAAGCTCAAAGTCAGGTACAGACATTGCATGGAACTAAACGTGCCGGCAGGCATAAAGCTTACAGCATAAGCTATTATAATCGCCGATTACAATTCACAGCATTTGCTGCTGTATCGATGAATTTTCTTATCAAAACCACTAAAGCAAGCAAAGAACACTTCCTACAGCACACCTGTGCTAAATTGCTGTAGCGCCTCCCACCATAGCCAAACAAGCAGAAGCACTAAACAGCTACCCCACAGCATCGAACAGAAACAGAGAACATGGAGTAATTTATAAGGCTACAAAGAGGCAAGAACAAGATGTGTCGCCACTAAAAAGGAGGTTGACAGGAATGTTTGTATAAGAGGTAAACTTTTTTTACCCTTACATGTTTAGAAGGGAGATCTGCCTCTGCGTCTAAAACAGTTATAAACATAGAGAAAATATTCGGAACAGCCAATACAAACACTAACATTCAGATATCACAAAATATTGGTCTCATGTTATAAGCCCTGTATACGAGGACACACTTCCTTTCCAAACAGTACTTTGCTCACTGACTACAGATAATACATACCTTGCAAATAATTGACGTTCACCTTGTAATCTGAAAGACAGGTGCAGAccttgctcgaaaaaaaaaaacttccacttACCAGCATCACTTAGCATTAGACAATGTATAATTTTTATAAAGGGCATTATAGCAAGTAGATCTGAAATTAAAAACAGGCTTTCTTAGTTTAAAACATTTGTCATAAGAATAGTCAGGAAAATTGCCTTACTGAAATGCCATCTCAATAATGAGCTCCATTCACAAACTGCCTAGTTCATTTATATTTGTAGCACAGATACAGTAAGTAAAAATTGCAGGTTATCACAATTTCCTATTGGCACAATATTAAGAGTCTTCAAGCCAGCGCATAATCAGATTGTCCTGGAACTGTGACAGAAGATCTTCACTTGATCATTCTAGTTCACACCACAATCAAAGTGTTTTGGTTAAAATTCGAGCTCGGACGTTCAGGACCAATATTTGAGATTCATAGCTGGTTTATACATTCCTAATAATTGGACAAGAAATTGGTGGATGGTTGCATTTACAACATAAGCACTGCAAATCACTTAAAAGTTGAATACCAATGTTTAGCTACGTGCTTTGAAAATGGCACATACTGCAAACTTGCTGATATCGACAGCAGCTTTTATTAGAATCTAGGAGCAATGTATTTACTACGAAAGTTCCATTTATAAGTGCTGTTTTGCCTCCATATAGCAATACGCAATCTTCTACAAAGTGCAACAGTATCACTTTGAGTATGCCGCATGCCCTTCCTAACAATCACACCCATCATTTATCACACACACAAAGTCGAAATAGAAGACAGACCAATAAACAGTCACCATATAATGTGGTGACAATGCGTGTGCATGCTTAGAGTGATGCTATTATGACTGACCATTACTTTAAgctatgcattttctagaaatgcCAAACCCCACAGCTTTCCTTTAGAATTTTAGGTATTTGCGAGTCACTGCTACTTTTTTTTGATTGTTTGTacttaaagaacaaaaaaaaagatgctaCATGCAGCATCTAGCAGCTAACTAGTTCTTGCAGGAGAATGTTTCAACTGCATAAAAAACTGCTTAAGTTTGTGCGACATCAACAGCGTGGAAATGGCTCCGTCTTAACTAATGCTGTCTGGACCATACCCAAGGTTTGATCAAATGCATGTGGGTACGTGACATCTAAGACGAAGTAAAGTGTTCGGAAAATGATTAGAGCATGCTCCAGCGATGATCCTGCGGCCAGATCAATGGTGTGGTCCTTGCAGACGACGTTTCCTTCATCTTGGTTGATGATACACGGGGCTGGGATAGGCACCGTGTCGTTCATGCGTCTCCTTAAAAAGAATCTTTCTTTCACTGACGTGCAGAAAAATGTCCTCTGGCATTTGCGAGAACTGGTAGCTATTAAATTTTTATAAATAGGTATCCATAACTTTGCCTAAATTAAACAAAATGACATTTAGTTTAAAAATAAGTTATTTGGCCAAACCATAAATGTGACATGCATCAGCACTGATTTTTAAAGATCTGCTGAAATATGGACTAGCACGTGAGTAAAGGCGTGTAAGCACGTTGAGCATAAATAACACTTAACAATGAGATCAGGGcaaattcagctttttttttgGCCGCAGACACGCGTCAATCTCCGTGAAGCTTGTTCGGCCAGCGCCTGCCGAATATCTTGAAGCTTGGCTTGCATGTCTCCAAACGTAGCTTCAAACCTGACTTCAGCCTCAAGTGCAAGCTGCAAAAATGTACACACAGTGCTCGGTATACCTAGGAGGCTAGACACAGTGACAAGGCTGAATTTCTGGAACTAGACATATCTGAATCGTGGTGTCCTTTAGGTTAGTAGAAATGGTGTCATATAAAGCTAATACAGCACTAGTTTTGTAATTCAATCAGGAATCAGTTTTCAAAACACAAACTGTAATTCCACAATGTTTGTGCCTTTCTGTATaaatgtgcacgttaaagaaaaatTCAGCCTGTGTAGCAATGCTTGTAGTATCAACTTTTGCAACTGTAACAATAAACATTACCAAATCAACTAGAAGCTATGGCAGACAAAACACCTAATGTGAACACTGCATGCACCACTCTAGCATCGTCTGGTGTATTTACTTTGGGATCCAACATCACCAATTCTTAGAAGAGCGAGAATTGCCATAACACTTCCGAAAAATGCAAGGTCAGGAATTTAAAGGTAGCTGTACCACATTTGGGTTCGAAAGTGCACAGGAAGTTCATTCTCCGGGTTTTTTCGTCAAGCATCCAGCGTTGCCTCCAGCAAGACCTTCATTCTGCTGATATCCAAGTCTGGTAGCCTTGATTGTCTGAAAGTAAGCGACATTTCATTTTCGCAATATATATAGGCAATTTGGCGTTGAAACTGCGTTAGAAAATTACTGCACAGGCGAGGacacgaaaaaaaa
This region of Dermacentor silvarum isolate Dsil-2018 chromosome 5, BIME_Dsil_1.4, whole genome shotgun sequence genomic DNA includes:
- the LOC119453472 gene encoding sodium-dependent glucose transporter 1C is translated as MEQASPTYRTSSPLSAWAVSSALFLEASYTTRTTRSWSRSWQWQRPALAVTMIPLSGILALAHVTIFLCGLSVAALCTGANVWIIRMWTENSSPALQLFHFAFGIGGFVGPFIARPFLSNSDGGNATTSNTTDNVYLTQNNIAYPPVNLVELGNSFAAQNGTGESRVYCAFGIAGALLFIPTVSMIVLYIIDNVDFKPSTPEGDSSAGAEEPRNTVWFTRIVLAIMCLYIGTYVAFESTTSQMMASFAVKSKLHFSKSLASRVESVYFLSYAAGRLTACLVTIKVPPFWVLVSAHVILLPTAVTLALLGSNSSTVLWLSSALFGFGQGPIFASLVSWTAGLININNKMMALAAVTQSIGSMTAPVIVGQFLDNDPNVFLYVCLMTVALCVVSFATMYLYVRRARHRSDDKELLINEADSEHSKRLQ